One genomic window of Geodermatophilus sp. DSM 44513 includes the following:
- a CDS encoding NlpC/P60 family protein, which yields MTAEEARALRAVLAARAAAAPAGGAAATTRRPSTPARPAARRRPAPRGRRRGRRSGAPARRVALRSWLPAADGRRWRVRLSLAALGLVLPVLAGVVSPTTQPSGTTAGPTDATGLALAAQGTMLDAATRYRGLQQDLTARQVELAAARAAEQAAEQQLALARETVGTGAADLYRSPAEVRTPVVGLDVHVPSATPDVLHVAALSEQVARELSLDVVHAERAAAAVAQAARRVAVAEAAAATVVQQAAAVLEQVRTEVGGLRSDVAAQLAALGTGRAAAAQHETNQQALRRWQDHLGALALAGIVSPPAAALADPTALPDGLSPALDAAGQPVPGIALGVAGNRPVTVLPAETVAAVSSALAQLGKPYAPGGAGPDAYDCGGLAATSWLLAGHAVPGTPGEQWSRGAAVPLSQLQVGDLVFTDGGSDVGIHLGEGQVVTASAAGYQVGVRPLADAAGAVRVTLPAPAQPNPALPAGTAGRGPCGAPPAPVGLVSPAWGGWSNGRIPATALCPVARGHALRCDAAAGYTALADAYRAAFGSPLCITDSYRSLGAQVTAFRTKPELAAVPGTSNHGWALAVDLCGGIHTGGNAQSAWMAANAGRFGFVQPDWARPGGEKPEPWHWEFGHLA from the coding sequence CCCGCCCGCCGGGTCGCCCTGCGCAGCTGGCTGCCCGCCGCCGACGGCCGGCGCTGGCGGGTGCGGCTGTCGCTGGCCGCCCTCGGCCTGGTGCTGCCGGTCCTCGCCGGGGTGGTGTCCCCCACGACGCAGCCGAGCGGGACCACCGCCGGTCCCACCGACGCCACCGGTCTGGCCCTGGCCGCGCAGGGCACGATGCTCGACGCCGCGACCCGCTACCGCGGGCTGCAGCAGGACCTCACCGCCCGCCAGGTCGAGTTGGCGGCGGCGCGCGCCGCCGAGCAGGCCGCCGAGCAGCAGCTGGCGCTCGCCCGGGAGACGGTCGGGACCGGCGCCGCCGACCTCTACCGCTCACCGGCCGAGGTGCGCACCCCGGTCGTGGGCCTGGACGTGCACGTGCCGTCTGCCACTCCCGACGTCCTGCACGTCGCCGCGCTCAGCGAGCAGGTGGCGCGGGAGCTCTCCCTCGACGTCGTGCACGCCGAACGCGCCGCAGCCGCGGTGGCCCAGGCCGCCCGGCGGGTGGCGGTGGCCGAGGCCGCCGCCGCGACCGTCGTGCAGCAGGCCGCCGCCGTCCTCGAGCAGGTGCGCACCGAGGTCGGGGGCCTGCGCAGCGACGTCGCCGCCCAGCTGGCCGCGCTCGGCACCGGCCGGGCCGCGGCGGCGCAGCACGAGACCAACCAGCAGGCGCTGCGCCGCTGGCAGGACCACCTCGGTGCGCTGGCGCTGGCCGGCATCGTGTCCCCGCCCGCGGCCGCGCTCGCCGACCCGACGGCGCTGCCGGACGGCCTGTCCCCCGCGCTGGACGCCGCGGGGCAGCCGGTGCCGGGGATCGCCCTCGGCGTGGCCGGCAACCGCCCGGTCACCGTGCTCCCCGCCGAGACGGTGGCCGCGGTCAGCTCCGCGCTGGCCCAGCTCGGCAAGCCCTACGCCCCGGGCGGCGCCGGCCCCGACGCCTACGACTGCGGCGGGCTGGCGGCCACCTCGTGGCTGCTCGCCGGCCACGCCGTCCCCGGCACGCCGGGTGAGCAGTGGTCGCGCGGTGCCGCCGTCCCCCTGTCGCAGCTGCAGGTCGGCGACCTCGTCTTCACCGACGGCGGCAGCGACGTGGGCATCCACCTGGGTGAGGGTCAGGTGGTCACCGCCTCGGCCGCCGGCTACCAGGTCGGCGTCCGCCCGCTCGCGGACGCCGCGGGCGCTGTCCGGGTCACCCTGCCGGCTCCGGCGCAGCCCAACCCGGCACTGCCGGCCGGCACCGCCGGTCGCGGGCCGTGCGGCGCGCCGCCCGCCCCGGTCGGTCTGGTCAGCCCCGCGTGGGGCGGCTGGTCCAACGGCAGGATCCCGGCGACCGCGCTGTGCCCCGTCGCCCGCGGCCACGCGCTGCGCTGTGACGCCGCCGCCGGCTACACGGCGCTGGCCGACGCCTACCGGGCCGCCTTCGGCAGCCCGCTGTGCATCACCGACTCCTACCGGTCCCTGGGCGCGCAGGTCACCGCCTTCCGCACCAAGCCGGAGCTGGCCGCGGTGCCGGGGACGTCGAACCACGGGTGGGCGCTGGCCGTCGACCTGTGCGGCGGCATCCACACCGGCGGTAACGCGCAGTCGGCGTGGATGGCGGCCAACGCGGGCCGCTTCGGGTTCGTCCAGCCAGACTGGGCTCGCCCCGGGGGCGAGAAGCCCGAGCCCTGGCACTGGGAGTTCGGCCACCTCGCCTGA